The following proteins come from a genomic window of Methylorubrum populi:
- a CDS encoding TonB-dependent receptor: MRVLRGSLIASVALLPGQVLAQSAGGGQAVTLEEISVVSNTPVAASRRIVATPTASGLRETVVLDGIDRNKLPQNTSVLTAADVSRVGFPSTVRALDERIGSISINNAQGNPFQPTITYRGFEASPLGGSPQGVAVYLNGARFNTSFGDTVQWDLIPDIAVDRIELEGSNPAFGLNALGGALAVSLKNGFTYQGTEINALGGSFGRGAIAFQHGQRIDNIGLYVAGTKLGEEGWRRHSPSRLNQIYADLGVQAERGEFHFNVIGASNSLTGNGTAPVELLKVDRSDVFTYPDQTKNDFLRFQLSGTYDVTPTISVQGNAYYGLFRQRTANGDAADVENCEDDERFVCAEGADDNQFFLRDRTGNPVRADRLRTFNFGAVNPIFADRFDEGGPYAFLNQTRTDTDNFGATVQTVVREPLFGLPNRFVLGGSYDGGRTRFTADNSIGGLTFDRGFSPPGIVVSSDDGIITPVSVRSSNDYGGIYFTNNTDLTDRLTLTLQGRFNMAKIILRDQIGTALNGDHYYQRFNPGVGATYKIIPDYLVAYGGYTEANRAPTPAELSCADPAAPCSLTNFFVGDPPLKQVVARTVEAGVRGRIPQPDDLFGGILSWKAGFFSTRNDDDILFVPAPDTIGRAYFRNVGSTKRQGVEASLFYNAPRWNAFVDYAFVDATFESPVELAAPGNPFNSAGGDESGVVLVRPGNRLPGVAPHQLKVGVQYQVTPEWRIGALARFATGKFLVGDPTNQNKTTGDYAVFGFNTSYRIAPNIELYGFVENAFNARYATFGTFSPVDEVPIVRVPNATSNRSLAPGAPVAAFGGLRILFEPPPPAPVVEPLVRKG; encoded by the coding sequence ATGCGGGTGCTGCGAGGCAGCCTCATCGCATCGGTTGCGCTGCTTCCGGGGCAGGTGTTGGCGCAGAGCGCAGGTGGCGGGCAGGCTGTCACGCTGGAGGAGATCAGCGTCGTCTCGAATACGCCGGTCGCGGCTTCGCGCCGGATCGTGGCGACGCCGACCGCGTCGGGTCTGCGTGAGACCGTCGTGCTCGACGGCATCGACCGTAACAAGCTGCCGCAGAACACGAGCGTGCTGACGGCGGCCGATGTCTCACGAGTCGGCTTTCCGAGCACGGTTCGGGCACTCGACGAGCGGATCGGCTCGATCAGCATCAACAACGCGCAGGGCAATCCCTTCCAGCCGACGATCACCTATCGCGGCTTCGAGGCCTCGCCGCTCGGCGGCTCGCCGCAGGGCGTCGCGGTCTATCTGAACGGCGCCCGCTTCAACACCTCGTTCGGCGATACCGTGCAGTGGGATCTGATCCCCGACATCGCCGTCGACCGGATCGAGCTGGAGGGCTCCAACCCTGCCTTCGGCCTCAACGCCCTGGGCGGCGCGCTCGCGGTGTCGCTGAAGAACGGCTTCACCTACCAAGGCACCGAGATCAACGCTCTCGGCGGCTCCTTCGGCCGCGGCGCGATCGCGTTCCAGCACGGCCAGCGCATCGACAATATCGGTCTGTACGTCGCCGGTACCAAGCTCGGCGAGGAGGGCTGGCGGCGCCACTCGCCGTCGCGCCTCAACCAGATCTACGCCGACCTCGGCGTGCAGGCGGAGCGGGGCGAGTTCCACTTCAACGTGATCGGCGCCAGCAACAGCCTGACCGGCAACGGCACCGCCCCGGTCGAACTCCTGAAGGTCGATCGCAGCGACGTCTTCACCTATCCCGACCAGACCAAGAACGACTTCCTGCGCTTCCAGCTCTCCGGCACCTACGACGTCACGCCGACGATCAGCGTGCAGGGCAACGCCTATTACGGCCTGTTCCGGCAGCGCACCGCCAACGGCGATGCGGCCGATGTCGAGAACTGCGAGGACGATGAGCGTTTCGTCTGCGCCGAGGGCGCGGACGACAACCAGTTCTTCCTGCGCGACCGCACCGGCAATCCCGTGCGGGCAGACCGGCTGCGCACCTTCAACTTCGGGGCGGTCAACCCGATCTTCGCCGACCGCTTCGACGAGGGCGGCCCCTACGCCTTCCTCAACCAGACCCGCACCGACACCGACAATTTCGGCGCCACCGTCCAGACCGTGGTGCGCGAGCCGCTGTTCGGCCTGCCGAACCGCTTCGTCCTCGGCGGCTCCTACGACGGCGGCCGGACGCGCTTCACGGCGGACAACTCGATCGGCGGCCTCACCTTCGACCGCGGCTTCTCGCCCCCCGGGATCGTGGTCTCGAGCGACGACGGCATCATCACCCCGGTCTCCGTGCGCTCCTCGAACGATTACGGCGGCATCTACTTCACCAACAACACCGACCTCACCGATCGGCTGACGCTGACGCTGCAGGGCCGGTTCAACATGGCCAAGATCATCCTGCGCGATCAGATCGGCACCGCGCTCAACGGCGACCACTACTACCAGCGCTTCAATCCCGGCGTCGGCGCGACCTACAAGATCATCCCCGACTACCTCGTCGCCTACGGCGGCTACACCGAGGCCAACCGCGCCCCGACCCCGGCGGAGCTCTCCTGCGCCGATCCGGCGGCGCCCTGCTCGCTCACCAACTTCTTCGTCGGCGATCCGCCGCTGAAGCAGGTCGTGGCGCGCACGGTCGAGGCGGGTGTCCGCGGCCGCATCCCGCAGCCCGACGACCTGTTCGGCGGCATCCTGTCGTGGAAGGCCGGCTTCTTCTCGACCCGCAACGACGACGACATCCTGTTCGTGCCGGCCCCCGACACGATCGGTCGCGCCTATTTCCGCAACGTCGGTTCGACCAAGCGCCAGGGCGTCGAGGCGAGCCTGTTCTACAACGCGCCGCGCTGGAACGCCTTCGTCGACTACGCCTTCGTCGACGCGACCTTCGAGTCGCCCGTTGAACTCGCGGCCCCCGGCAACCCGTTCAACAGCGCGGGCGGCGACGAGAGCGGCGTCGTGCTCGTGCGTCCGGGCAACCGCCTGCCCGGCGTCGCGCCGCACCAGCTCAAGGTCGGCGTGCAGTATCAGGTGACGCCGGAATGGCGGATCGGCGCGCTCGCCCGCTTCGCCACGGGCAAGTTCCTCGTCGGCGACCCGACCAATCAGAACAAGACCACCGGCGACTACGCCGTGTTCGGCTTCAACACCAGCTACCGCATCGCGCCGAATATCGAGCTCTACGGCTTCGTCGAGAACGCCTTCAACGCGCGCTACGCCACCTTCGGCACCTTCTCGCCGGTGGACGAGGTGCCGATCGTCCGGGTGCCCAACGCAACCTCGAACCGCAGCCTCGCGCCCGGCGCGCCGGTGGCGGCCTTCGGCGGCCTGCGCATCCTGTTCGAGCCGCCGCCGCCGGCTCCGGTGGTGGAGCCGCTGGTCCGCAAGGGCTGA
- a CDS encoding EF-hand domain-containing protein yields MAFRLSSAVLLAALVAAPAYAAPTTTTKVDIAAFDPDKDGTVDLKEALAAGSAAFDKLDPDKDGTLDAKELKGRVSEADLKKLDPDNDGTLDKKEYLAAVEAQFKAADPDNDGTIDAKELASPAGSALVNLIR; encoded by the coding sequence ATGGCGTTCCGCCTCTCCTCTGCCGTTCTCCTCGCCGCCCTCGTCGCGGCCCCGGCCTACGCGGCCCCGACGACCACGACCAAGGTCGACATCGCCGCCTTCGATCCGGACAAGGACGGCACCGTCGACCTCAAGGAGGCCCTGGCCGCCGGCTCGGCCGCCTTCGACAAGCTCGATCCCGATAAGGACGGCACCCTCGACGCCAAGGAGCTCAAGGGCCGCGTCAGCGAGGCCGACCTCAAGAAGCTCGACCCCGACAACGACGGCACCCTCGACAAGAAGGAATACCTCGCCGCCGTCGAGGCTCAGTTCAAGGCTGCCGATCCGGACAACGACGGCACCATCGACGCCAAGGAGCTGGCGAGCCCGGCCGGTTCGGCCCTGGTCAACCTGATCCGCTAA
- a CDS encoding undecaprenyl-phosphate glucose phosphotransferase: MSAIDVRDLLKVAEQNDALTPVPSPLAFDMTGESGNGSQAQPPAERPRGSWLSPVVLAGCVRLAEFCGLVLLGLGLHQALLRGVVPLAPRYVTAVLAVTVAALALFQASGSYRIGAFRDLSRTAVKLATGWSVAFLMVAAAMVLGKIADHYSRIWLLSYYMAGLGILLAGRAALAGFVRAQMAAGRFDRRTAIVGGGPAAEELIQALNAGGDTGIRIIGIFDDRADDRSGTEVAGHPKLGNVSDLVTYARHAPVDLVVFTLPISAETRILQMLAKLSVLPVDIRLSAHATKLRLRPRAYSYLGDVPLLDVFDKPLADWDVILKGAFDRFVGLLLLVALSPVMLAVALAVKLTSPGPVLFRQKRYGFNNELIEIFKFRSMYVDLCDAGAARLVTKADARVTPVGRFIRKTSLDELPQLFNVIRGDLSLVGPRPHAIQAKAANTLYDQVVDGYFARHKVKPGITGWAQINGWRGETDTSEKLQRRVEHDLHYIENWSILFDLKILLTTPLALFKTDNAY; this comes from the coding sequence ATGAGTGCCATCGACGTGCGGGATCTGCTCAAGGTCGCCGAGCAGAACGACGCCCTGACCCCGGTCCCGTCGCCGCTCGCGTTCGACATGACCGGCGAGTCCGGCAACGGGTCTCAAGCCCAGCCCCCCGCCGAGCGGCCCCGGGGCTCGTGGCTCTCGCCGGTGGTGCTGGCGGGCTGCGTCCGCCTCGCCGAGTTCTGCGGCTTGGTCCTCCTCGGCCTGGGATTGCATCAGGCGCTGCTTCGCGGTGTCGTGCCCCTGGCACCGCGCTACGTCACCGCTGTCCTTGCGGTTACGGTGGCCGCCCTCGCGCTGTTCCAGGCCTCCGGCAGCTACCGGATCGGTGCCTTCCGCGACCTGTCGAGGACGGCCGTGAAACTCGCCACCGGCTGGTCCGTGGCCTTCCTGATGGTCGCCGCGGCGATGGTGCTCGGCAAGATCGCCGATCACTATTCCCGGATCTGGCTGCTCAGCTACTACATGGCGGGCCTCGGGATCCTGCTCGCCGGCCGCGCCGCCCTCGCGGGCTTCGTGCGCGCGCAGATGGCCGCGGGCCGGTTCGACCGCCGCACCGCGATCGTCGGCGGCGGACCGGCCGCCGAGGAGCTGATTCAGGCCCTGAATGCCGGCGGCGATACCGGCATACGCATCATCGGCATCTTCGATGACCGGGCCGACGACCGCTCCGGCACCGAGGTCGCCGGGCATCCCAAGCTCGGCAATGTGAGCGATCTCGTCACCTACGCCCGGCATGCCCCTGTCGACCTCGTGGTGTTCACGCTGCCGATCTCGGCCGAGACGCGCATCCTGCAGATGCTCGCCAAACTCTCGGTCCTGCCGGTCGATATCCGCCTGTCGGCGCACGCGACCAAGCTGCGCCTGAGGCCGCGCGCCTATTCCTATCTCGGCGACGTGCCGCTGCTCGACGTATTCGACAAGCCACTCGCCGACTGGGACGTCATCCTGAAAGGCGCGTTCGACCGCTTCGTCGGCCTGCTGTTGCTGGTAGCCCTCTCGCCGGTGATGCTGGCCGTCGCCCTCGCGGTGAAGCTCACCTCGCCCGGCCCCGTGCTGTTCCGGCAGAAGCGCTACGGGTTCAACAACGAGCTGATCGAGATCTTCAAGTTCCGCTCGATGTATGTCGATCTCTGTGATGCGGGGGCGGCCCGGCTCGTCACCAAGGCGGATGCCCGCGTGACGCCGGTCGGCCGCTTCATCCGGAAGACGTCGCTCGACGAACTGCCGCAACTTTTCAACGTGATCCGCGGCGACCTCTCTCTGGTCGGCCCCCGTCCCCACGCGATCCAGGCCAAGGCGGCAAACACCCTCTACGATCAGGTGGTGGACGGCTACTTCGCCCGCCACAAGGTGAAACCCGGCATCACCGGCTGGGCGCAGATCAACGGCTGGCGCGGCGAGACCGACACCAGCGAGAAGCTGCAGCGCCGGGTCGAGCACGACCTGCATTACATCGAGAATTGGTCGATCCTGTTCGACCTCAAGATCCTACTCACCACGCCGCTCGCGCTCTTCAAGACCGACAACGCGTATTGA
- a CDS encoding glycosyltransferase family 4 protein: MTAPIAPSLTALAAHDRAGSPVVDLRTRGGAAERHRILHVFRAPVGGLFRHVVDLTRLQAEAGHAVGLVCDASTGGERAERALAELAPHLALGVTRIPMRRNPHASDLAALRAVRKQALAVGADVLHGHGAKGGVFARLAPLGRAGRGVIRAYTPHGGSYNYRPGTPLHRLYMAAEQMMARATDLFLFESEYVASRHAAYAGGSPRLERIVHNGIGEAEFLPVGTSEDPFDLVYVGELREAKGLPVLLRALARIRGRGRNLRLLMVGSGPDMESLAAMAENLGLRDAIAFEPPQAIRPVLGRGRVMVVPSLAESLPYVVLEAAAAAQPLVATNVGGIPEIFGSLSGDLVPPGDCEALGRAIVRILDEEPALREGRARALSDSLRTRFSMNRMATDVLCGYAAAFRAKRVAAASAAA; encoded by the coding sequence GTGACCGCTCCCATCGCCCCTTCCCTTACCGCCCTCGCCGCGCATGATCGTGCGGGCAGCCCGGTCGTGGATCTACGGACCCGTGGCGGCGCGGCCGAGCGCCACCGGATCCTCCACGTGTTCCGGGCTCCGGTCGGCGGCCTGTTTCGCCACGTCGTCGATCTCACCCGCCTCCAGGCCGAGGCCGGGCACGCCGTCGGCCTCGTCTGCGATGCCTCGACCGGCGGGGAGCGGGCCGAGCGGGCGCTGGCGGAACTCGCCCCGCACCTCGCGCTCGGCGTCACGCGGATCCCCATGCGCCGCAATCCGCATGCGAGCGACCTCGCGGCCTTGCGCGCCGTGCGGAAGCAGGCCCTCGCCGTCGGCGCCGATGTTCTTCACGGCCATGGGGCCAAGGGCGGCGTCTTCGCCCGGCTCGCGCCGCTGGGCCGAGCCGGTCGCGGCGTGATCCGTGCCTACACACCGCATGGCGGAAGCTACAACTATCGACCGGGCACGCCTCTGCACCGCCTCTATATGGCCGCCGAGCAGATGATGGCCCGGGCCACCGATCTGTTCCTGTTCGAGAGCGAGTACGTCGCCTCGCGCCACGCCGCCTATGCCGGCGGGTCGCCGCGCCTGGAACGAATCGTTCACAACGGCATCGGCGAGGCCGAATTCCTGCCCGTCGGGACGTCCGAGGACCCGTTCGACCTCGTCTATGTCGGGGAGCTGCGCGAGGCCAAGGGGCTGCCGGTGCTGCTGCGGGCGCTCGCACGGATCCGCGGCCGGGGCCGCAACCTGCGCCTGCTGATGGTGGGTTCGGGCCCCGACATGGAGAGCCTCGCCGCCATGGCGGAGAATCTGGGCTTGCGCGACGCCATCGCCTTCGAACCGCCTCAGGCGATCCGCCCCGTGCTCGGCCGCGGCCGGGTCATGGTCGTGCCCTCGCTCGCCGAATCGCTGCCCTACGTCGTTCTGGAGGCGGCCGCGGCCGCCCAGCCGCTGGTGGCGACTAATGTCGGCGGCATTCCCGAAATCTTCGGCTCCCTATCCGGTGACCTGGTGCCGCCGGGCGATTGCGAGGCTTTGGGCAGGGCCATCGTCCGCATCCTCGACGAGGAGCCCGCGCTTCGCGAGGGCCGCGCCCGCGCGCTGAGCGATTCACTGCGGACCCGGTTCTCGATGAACCGCATGGCGACCGACGTGCTGTGCGGCTACGCCGCTGCGTTCCGCGCGAAGCGCGTCGCGGCGGCTTCGGCAGCGGCCTGA
- a CDS encoding polysaccharide biosynthesis/export family protein, whose amino-acid sequence MAMHRRAFLLALPSILALGGCLRPDFRTIDLDATGTGSIGARYPLAAGDRLRVIVFGQDNLSNIYAVDGGGRIAMPLIGVVQVGGQTTAQAARLIESKLAAGYVREPHVTVEVDAYRPFYILGEVTTSGQYPYVNGMTVETAVAIAAGFGPRAARDYAVLTREGQGGLVNGIVPMSYPVRPGDTIVIKERFF is encoded by the coding sequence ATGGCGATGCATCGGCGCGCATTCCTCCTGGCTCTTCCGTCCATCCTCGCGCTGGGCGGCTGCCTGCGCCCGGATTTCCGGACCATCGATCTCGATGCGACCGGGACCGGCTCCATCGGCGCCCGCTACCCGCTGGCGGCGGGCGACAGGTTGCGGGTCATCGTCTTCGGGCAGGACAACCTCTCCAACATCTACGCCGTCGATGGCGGCGGACGGATCGCGATGCCGCTGATCGGCGTCGTCCAGGTTGGCGGACAGACCACGGCGCAGGCTGCCCGCCTGATCGAATCGAAGCTCGCCGCAGGCTACGTGCGCGAGCCGCACGTCACCGTGGAAGTCGACGCGTACCGTCCGTTCTACATCCTCGGCGAGGTCACCACCTCCGGGCAGTACCCCTACGTCAACGGCATGACCGTGGAGACCGCGGTCGCGATCGCGGCCGGCTTCGGACCGCGGGCGGCCCGCGACTACGCGGTGCTGACCCGCGAGGGTCAGGGCGGTCTCGTCAACGGTATCGTGCCGATGTCCTATCCGGTGCGGCCCGGCGACACGATCGTGATCAAGGAACGCTTCTTCTGA
- a CDS encoding GumC family protein — MPRLRLSTDPSLPPSGGSGGPGDGLAVGQIAGVLRRSWAWIAVPTLMAALGAGVFVQVVTPRYTGEAKVLLESRDPAFARTAAERTDQPQPIDEQAVASQVQVAMSRDLAREAIRSLKLVGNPEFDPEAEGTSAIRRTLMMLGLVSAPMERASEDRILDTYLDHLLVYPVGKSRILAVEFRSRDPELAARGANTVADLYLASLEAASVDTARYASTWLGNNIATLRARVAEAEAKVEAFRAKHGLIGTGSSAAAQPLSSQQLSELSSQLSQARTIQADLNARAKLLKDMIKEGRAFEIPDVANNELIRRTVESRMAMRAQLALESRTLLPAHPRIKELTAQVQDLENQIKAAAERVVRTLENDAKIAGARVESLRAAVEGQQDVVAKGNSSEVELRALEREAKSQREQLESYLARYREAAARDAENASPANARVVSRAVVPDLPSFPKKIPIIAFATVLAFLLASAAVVGRHLLVAPPEPDGGRTGDEGEPVLAGATGDRVRDFYPEPEPPSRRRPAYEPVYGGAYPASATERFAPALAFANSLRATATVQHPVFASTAPIGAESASRGDAARAGRSGLTVPAKSAASSTDLDGLIARLEGGAGRLQSEGRQKGGCVLVVESPPAGGKPGLASELARVLGPLRQTLLVDVNGEASAEADGGLPDPSEPGLTDLVAGEADFLDVIQPVRGSRLHAVKRGVAPLEVLVEEPQGLAIGLNALSQSYDWVLCRLEAESGRDAAELIPAVGPCMDSIVIASDAAIDDPALVSLYRLAKATGVRQVVVARHGEDGMLDARLEATPLRLSA; from the coding sequence ATGCCGCGCCTCAGGCTGTCGACCGATCCGTCACTTCCACCGTCCGGAGGCTCCGGCGGCCCGGGCGACGGATTGGCAGTGGGGCAGATCGCGGGGGTCCTGCGCCGCTCCTGGGCCTGGATCGCCGTGCCGACGCTGATGGCCGCGCTCGGGGCCGGCGTGTTCGTGCAGGTGGTGACCCCGCGCTATACCGGCGAGGCCAAGGTCCTGCTGGAGAGCCGTGATCCCGCCTTCGCCCGCACCGCCGCCGAGCGGACGGATCAGCCCCAGCCGATCGACGAACAGGCGGTCGCGAGCCAGGTGCAGGTGGCGATGTCGCGCGATCTCGCCCGCGAGGCGATCCGCAGCCTGAAGCTCGTCGGCAACCCTGAATTCGATCCGGAGGCCGAGGGGACCTCGGCGATCCGGCGCACATTGATGATGCTCGGGCTCGTCTCGGCGCCGATGGAGCGGGCATCCGAGGACCGCATCCTCGACACCTATCTCGACCACCTGCTGGTCTATCCGGTCGGCAAGTCGCGCATCCTCGCCGTCGAGTTTCGCTCGCGCGATCCCGAACTCGCCGCGCGGGGCGCCAACACGGTGGCCGACCTCTACCTCGCCTCGCTCGAGGCGGCCTCCGTCGACACCGCGCGCTACGCCTCGACCTGGCTCGGCAACAACATCGCGACGCTGCGCGCCCGCGTGGCCGAGGCCGAGGCGAAGGTCGAGGCCTTCCGGGCCAAGCACGGCCTGATCGGCACCGGCAGCAGCGCCGCCGCGCAGCCGCTCTCGTCGCAGCAGCTGTCCGAACTGTCGAGCCAGCTCTCGCAGGCGCGCACGATCCAGGCGGACCTCAACGCCCGTGCCAAGCTCCTGAAGGACATGATCAAGGAGGGCCGCGCCTTCGAGATCCCGGATGTCGCCAACAACGAGCTGATCCGGCGCACGGTCGAGAGCCGCATGGCGATGCGCGCGCAGCTCGCCCTCGAATCGCGCACGCTGCTGCCGGCCCATCCCCGCATCAAGGAACTGACCGCCCAAGTCCAGGACCTCGAGAACCAGATCAAGGCCGCCGCCGAGCGGGTGGTGCGCACCCTCGAGAACGACGCCAAGATCGCGGGCGCCCGGGTCGAGTCCCTGCGTGCGGCGGTCGAGGGCCAGCAGGACGTGGTCGCCAAGGGCAACAGCAGCGAGGTCGAGCTGCGGGCGCTGGAGCGTGAGGCCAAGTCCCAGCGCGAGCAGCTCGAATCGTACCTCGCCCGCTACCGCGAGGCGGCGGCGCGCGACGCCGAGAATGCGAGCCCGGCCAATGCCCGCGTGGTGTCCCGCGCGGTCGTGCCCGACCTGCCGTCCTTCCCCAAGAAGATCCCGATCATCGCGTTCGCGACGGTGCTGGCCTTCCTGCTGGCGAGCGCGGCGGTCGTCGGCCGCCACCTCCTCGTTGCGCCGCCCGAGCCGGACGGGGGCCGCACTGGGGACGAGGGCGAGCCCGTCCTCGCCGGCGCGACGGGCGATCGTGTGCGCGATTTCTACCCCGAGCCCGAGCCGCCGTCCCGCCGCCGTCCCGCCTACGAGCCTGTCTATGGCGGCGCCTATCCAGCCTCCGCGACCGAGCGCTTCGCCCCGGCGCTCGCCTTCGCCAACTCCCTGCGGGCGACGGCGACGGTGCAGCACCCGGTCTTCGCCAGCACGGCGCCGATCGGAGCGGAGAGCGCGAGCCGGGGGGATGCCGCGAGAGCGGGCAGGAGCGGGCTCACCGTCCCCGCGAAATCCGCGGCCTCCTCGACCGATCTGGACGGATTGATCGCCCGATTGGAGGGCGGTGCGGGCCGGCTGCAATCCGAGGGACGGCAGAAGGGCGGCTGCGTGCTCGTGGTCGAGTCCCCACCTGCCGGCGGGAAGCCCGGTCTCGCCTCGGAACTCGCCCGCGTGCTCGGTCCGCTTCGTCAGACGCTCCTGGTCGATGTCAATGGTGAGGCCAGTGCCGAAGCCGATGGCGGGCTCCCCGATCCGTCCGAGCCGGGGCTGACTGATCTCGTGGCGGGCGAAGCCGACTTCCTCGACGTGATCCAGCCGGTGCGCGGTTCACGCCTCCACGCAGTCAAGCGCGGTGTGGCCCCGCTCGAGGTTCTGGTGGAGGAGCCGCAGGGCCTCGCCATCGGCCTCAACGCTCTTTCGCAGAGCTACGATTGGGTGCTCTGCCGCCTCGAGGCCGAGAGCGGGCGGGATGCGGCCGAACTGATCCCCGCGGTCGGACCCTGCATGGACTCGATCGTCATCGCCTCGGATGCGGCGATCGACGACCCGGCCCTCGTCTCTCTCTACCGTCTCGCCAAGGCCACGGGCGTGCGGCAGGTGGTGGTGGCGCGCCACGGCGAGGACGGTATGCTCGATGCGAGGCTGGAGGCCACGCCGCTGCGCCTCTCGGCTTAA
- a CDS encoding YbaB/EbfC family nucleoid-associated protein, whose amino-acid sequence MRDLMGIMKQAQAMQEKMASLQSELDSVEVSGASGGGAVSVRMTAKGQVLGVSIDPSLMVADEREILEDLIVAACNDARGKAETTAQEKMAELTKGLPLPPGMKLPF is encoded by the coding sequence ATGCGCGACCTCATGGGCATCATGAAGCAGGCCCAGGCCATGCAGGAAAAGATGGCCTCGCTCCAATCCGAACTCGATTCCGTGGAGGTCTCGGGCGCCTCCGGCGGCGGCGCCGTGAGCGTGCGGATGACGGCCAAGGGCCAGGTGCTCGGCGTTTCGATCGACCCGAGCCTGATGGTCGCCGACGAGCGGGAAATCCTGGAAGATCTGATCGTGGCCGCCTGCAACGACGCCCGCGGCAAGGCTGAGACGACGGCGCAGGAGAAGATGGCGGAGTTGACCAAGGGTCTGCCGCTTCCGCCCGGCATGAAATTGCCGTTCTGA
- a CDS encoding DNA polymerase III subunit gamma/tau: MDETHGTFPDEPGLPGMPAAASAPAATPYRVLARKYRPQTFDDLIGQGAMVRTLANAFAANRIPQAWMLTGVRGVGKTTTARILARGLNYLRTGQPDTGPTVSMPGLGVHCQAIMESRHMDVLEMDAASHTGIDDVRGIIDGIRYAPVSARYKVYIVDEVHMLSEKAFNAFLKTLEEPPPHAKFVFATTEIRKVPVTILSRCQRFDLRRVEADVLSAHLKKICAAEGVEAEDEALAAVTRAAEGSVRDALSLLDQAIAHGAGAVTASGVRDMLGLADRSRIVDLFEAAMRGDVPAAFAEIRAQYDAGADPAVVLSDLAGFTHLVTRLKLVPGAEADPTLSEAERVRGAQFAVRLPVRALSRAWQILLKALPEVQAAPRPLAAAEMAIVRLAYAADLPTPDEALRQLRTDIAGSEGGGGRPSLGRDGGGGTVSHGSAALQMMPPAPQPSPRPALAAVPITSAATEAAPRPAPAAPAGPRLGRFEDVVAQAEAARDIALKVALERDVHLVRFEEGRIEFRLAPGGRQSLPTDLARALDAWTGRRWLVALSKEEGAPTLAENLRAAEQTRHQNAAAHPLVREVLSRFPGAQIVDVRDKAPEGDAAEAGADGIGPAAPPPEEAEDDDA, encoded by the coding sequence ATGGACGAGACGCACGGCACGTTCCCCGACGAGCCGGGCCTGCCCGGCATGCCCGCCGCGGCGTCCGCCCCGGCCGCGACGCCCTACCGGGTGCTGGCGCGCAAGTACCGCCCCCAGACCTTCGACGACCTGATCGGCCAGGGCGCCATGGTGCGCACGCTGGCCAATGCATTCGCGGCCAACCGCATCCCGCAGGCCTGGATGCTCACGGGCGTGCGCGGCGTCGGCAAGACCACCACCGCCCGCATCCTCGCCCGCGGCCTCAACTATCTTCGCACCGGCCAGCCCGATACCGGCCCCACCGTGTCGATGCCGGGCCTCGGGGTCCACTGCCAGGCGATCATGGAATCCCGGCACATGGACGTGCTGGAGATGGATGCTGCCTCGCATACCGGCATCGACGACGTGCGCGGCATCATCGACGGCATCCGCTACGCGCCGGTCTCGGCCCGCTACAAGGTCTACATCGTCGACGAGGTCCACATGCTCTCGGAGAAGGCGTTCAACGCCTTCCTGAAGACGCTGGAGGAGCCGCCGCCCCACGCCAAGTTCGTGTTCGCGACCACCGAGATCCGCAAGGTTCCGGTGACGATCCTGTCGCGCTGCCAGCGCTTCGACCTGCGCCGGGTCGAGGCCGACGTGCTCTCCGCCCATCTCAAGAAGATCTGCGCCGCGGAAGGCGTCGAGGCCGAGGACGAGGCCCTGGCCGCCGTCACCCGCGCGGCGGAAGGTTCGGTGCGCGACGCGCTCTCGCTGCTCGATCAGGCGATCGCCCACGGCGCGGGCGCGGTGACGGCCTCGGGCGTGCGCGACATGCTGGGCCTCGCCGACCGTTCGCGCATCGTCGATCTGTTCGAGGCGGCGATGCGCGGCGACGTGCCCGCCGCCTTCGCCGAGATCCGCGCGCAATACGATGCCGGCGCCGACCCGGCGGTGGTGCTGTCGGATCTTGCCGGCTTCACCCATCTCGTCACCCGCCTCAAGCTGGTGCCGGGTGCCGAGGCCGATCCCACCTTGAGCGAGGCGGAGCGGGTGCGCGGCGCCCAGTTCGCCGTGCGGCTGCCGGTGCGGGCGCTGTCGCGGGCGTGGCAGATCCTGCTCAAGGCACTGCCCGAGGTGCAGGCCGCGCCCCGGCCGCTCGCGGCGGCGGAGATGGCGATCGTGCGGCTCGCCTACGCCGCCGACCTTCCGACTCCTGATGAGGCGCTGCGCCAGCTCCGCACCGATATCGCCGGCTCCGAGGGCGGTGGCGGCCGCCCGAGCCTCGGGCGCGACGGCGGGGGTGGAACCGTCTCGCACGGCTCGGCGGCCCTGCAGATGATGCCGCCCGCTCCGCAGCCGTCGCCGCGTCCGGCCCTGGCTGCTGTCCCCATCACGTCCGCCGCGACCGAGGCCGCGCCGCGTCCGGCCCCCGCGGCGCCCGCCGGCCCGCGGCTCGGTCGCTTCGAGGACGTCGTCGCGCAGGCCGAGGCCGCCCGCGACATCGCCCTGAAGGTGGCGCTGGAGCGCGACGTGCATCTCGTGCGCTTCGAGGAAGGACGGATCGAGTTCCGCCTCGCTCCAGGCGGGCGGCAGAGCCTTCCGACCGATCTCGCCCGCGCCTTGGATGCCTGGACCGGGCGGCGCTGGCTCGTCGCGCTCTCCAAGGAAGAGGGTGCGCCGACGCTGGCGGAGAATTTGCGCGCGGCCGAGCAGACCCGCCACCAGAACGCCGCCGCGCACCCGCTCGTGCGCGAGGTTCTGTCACGCTTCCCCGGCGCTCAGATCGTCGATGTCCGCGACAAGGCGCCGGAGGGCGATGCCGCCGAGGCCGGGGCGGACGGCATCGGACCGGCCGCTCCGCCGCCCGAGGAAGCGGAAGACGACGATGCCTGA